Proteins encoded within one genomic window of Streptomyces profundus:
- a CDS encoding phosphotransferase enzyme family protein codes for MGGMNSATWNVRLGDTRWVAKAVPQGEPEKQFHYGLRLSVQVENAGLLAGAPVPSSAGHLTTAVGDHALALLRWVAGRELQGHSASDTALMGATLARVHRILGTEPVTPGEAWSQFDLLADSRDDAALYLRPWIRPAIEAVTARLRRLRPETLTWGPVHGDPAPEHFRLDPTTGTCGLIDWGAASFKPRIYDVATAVMDAEGPDGAQALLRAYLDQDALPRAEIERALTPILDFRYAINTLYYAGRILHGDVTGVDTPAGNEQRLDEARQWLT; via the coding sequence ATGGGCGGCATGAATTCAGCGACCTGGAACGTCCGCCTCGGAGACACCCGGTGGGTCGCCAAGGCCGTACCCCAAGGGGAGCCCGAGAAGCAATTCCACTACGGCCTGCGCCTGTCGGTCCAGGTGGAGAACGCGGGCCTGCTCGCCGGCGCACCCGTGCCATCGTCCGCCGGCCACCTGACAACTGCGGTCGGCGACCACGCCCTCGCGCTGCTGCGCTGGGTAGCGGGCCGTGAACTCCAGGGCCACAGCGCCAGCGACACCGCGCTCATGGGCGCGACTCTCGCCCGCGTCCACCGCATCCTCGGCACCGAACCCGTCACCCCGGGGGAGGCGTGGTCGCAGTTCGACTTGCTGGCCGACAGCCGCGATGACGCCGCCCTATACCTGCGACCGTGGATTCGACCGGCCATCGAAGCGGTCACGGCGCGACTGCGGCGACTCCGACCGGAGACGCTGACATGGGGCCCCGTGCACGGCGACCCCGCCCCCGAACACTTCCGGCTCGACCCGACCACCGGCACCTGCGGCCTCATCGACTGGGGCGCCGCCAGCTTCAAACCCCGGATATACGACGTGGCCACGGCGGTGATGGACGCCGAAGGCCCCGATGGCGCGCAAGCCCTGCTCCGCGCCTACCTGGACCAGGACGCCCTGCCCCGCGCGGAGATCGAACGCGCGCTCACACCGATCCTGGACTTCCGATACGCCATCAACACCCTCTACTACGCCGGGCGGATCCTGCACGGTGACGTCACCGGCGTCGACACCCCTGCCGGAAACGAGCAACGCCTGGACGAGGCACGCCAGTGGCTGACCTGA
- a CDS encoding replication-relaxation family protein, producing MWLLEMLHEHRVLTSHHITALWNTSHRVTNRRLRQLHQLHVLDSFRPLTPQGSAPEHYTLGPSGATLLAAHWATETKHLAWRKDTCTRTAFSPTLEHDLATTTHLVTLAATHHHQPHDELTLWISARSTTRLWGDHARPDAYAHWHHHDQVLPFFLEHDTGTEPLHRVEAKLAGYATLATTTNTTTALLIHTSTPTRERHLRQRLAPIAAHENLPIATAHTSDDWLPLQPPTTQRHPLNQLTSYWPHLTPALTPQALQAAAHPTANRPPWRPIPPLPPLPPR from the coding sequence ATGTGGCTACTGGAGATGCTCCACGAGCACCGCGTCCTCACCTCCCACCACATCACCGCGCTCTGGAACACCAGCCACCGCGTCACCAACCGACGCCTACGCCAGCTCCACCAACTCCACGTCCTCGACTCCTTCCGACCCCTCACACCCCAGGGCTCCGCCCCCGAGCACTACACCCTCGGCCCCAGCGGAGCCACCCTCCTCGCCGCCCACTGGGCCACCGAAACCAAGCACCTCGCCTGGCGCAAGGACACCTGCACCCGCACCGCGTTCTCCCCCACCCTCGAACACGACCTCGCCACCACCACCCACCTCGTCACCCTCGCCGCCACCCACCACCACCAACCCCACGACGAGCTGACCCTGTGGATCTCCGCCCGCTCCACCACCCGCCTCTGGGGCGACCACGCACGCCCCGACGCCTACGCCCACTGGCACCACCACGACCAGGTCCTGCCGTTCTTCCTCGAACACGACACCGGCACCGAACCCCTCCACCGCGTCGAAGCCAAACTCGCCGGCTACGCCACCCTCGCCACCACGACCAACACCACCACTGCCCTCCTCATCCACACCTCGACCCCCACCCGCGAACGCCACCTTCGCCAACGCCTCGCCCCCATCGCCGCACACGAAAACCTCCCCATCGCCACCGCCCACACATCCGACGACTGGCTGCCCCTCCAACCCCCCACCACACAACGCCACCCCCTGAACCAACTCACTTCCTACTGGCCCCACCTCACCCCTGCCCTCACCCCACAGGCCCTCCAAGCCGCAGCCCACCCCACCGCGAACCGACCCCCCTGGCGCCCCATCCCACCCCTACCGCCCCTTCCGCCCCGGTGA
- a CDS encoding VirB4 family type IV secretion system protein, with product MTRPWRTRPTHEVSTVQAKELLAPVGPPAIEVRAHHVKLDHGMAQTLVVTGYPAEVAPGWLSPLLNHPGRVDIALHIEPVPTSVAASSLKKQRARLESTRRSGLHHGQLDDPESEAAAADAAELAYRIARGESRLFRVGLYLTVHAPDEQHLADEVAAVRAVAESLLMNVEPTTFRALPGWLATRPLGLDTMRVRRTLDTIALAAFFPFASPDLPHRPDSDPAAGGVLYGLNALSRTPVFWNRFAQSLDNYNSVTLARSGAGKSYLAKLELLRLLFTGVRAAVIDPEDEYLRLAQAVGGHTIRLGAPGVRINPFDLPRAAADEGETLVRKVLFLHTFLGVLLSTELDAAQKASLDCALLDTYARAGITTDTATFTNPPPTLADLHHVLLGNDSPVAQGLADQLTPFVTGSHAHLFNGPTTCELSGHLLVFSVRRLPEEVRAPAMVLALDALWRRVTTGPKQRHLIVVDEAWLLMREPEGSRFLFRLAKSGRRHWCGLALVTQDADDVLASPLGRAIVSNAATQLLLRQSAQAIDPIAETFLLSRGERDFLLTARKGEALLLGGHRHRAAINTVASSHEHELITTDPAELAAGRDT from the coding sequence ATGACCCGACCCTGGCGAACTCGCCCCACCCATGAGGTCTCCACCGTCCAGGCCAAGGAGTTGCTGGCCCCCGTCGGACCGCCCGCGATCGAGGTCCGGGCACACCACGTGAAGCTGGACCATGGCATGGCCCAGACCCTGGTGGTGACGGGCTACCCGGCCGAGGTGGCGCCGGGCTGGCTGTCCCCGCTGCTCAACCACCCCGGGCGCGTGGACATCGCCCTGCACATCGAGCCCGTACCCACCAGCGTGGCCGCCTCCAGTCTGAAGAAACAGCGCGCCCGCCTGGAATCCACCCGCCGCAGCGGCCTGCACCACGGGCAACTCGACGATCCCGAGAGCGAGGCCGCCGCAGCCGACGCCGCCGAACTCGCCTACCGCATCGCACGCGGCGAATCCCGACTCTTCCGCGTCGGCCTCTACCTGACCGTCCACGCCCCGGACGAACAGCACCTGGCGGACGAGGTCGCCGCCGTGCGCGCCGTGGCCGAGTCCCTGCTGATGAACGTGGAACCCACCACCTTCCGCGCACTGCCCGGCTGGCTGGCCACCCGACCGTTGGGCCTGGACACCATGCGGGTACGCCGCACCCTGGACACCATCGCCCTCGCCGCGTTCTTCCCCTTCGCCAGCCCCGACCTCCCCCACCGCCCCGACAGCGACCCCGCCGCCGGCGGGGTGCTCTACGGCCTCAACGCCCTCTCCAGAACTCCCGTGTTCTGGAACCGCTTCGCCCAGAGCCTCGACAACTACAACTCAGTCACTCTGGCCCGCTCCGGCGCCGGCAAGTCCTACCTCGCCAAACTGGAGCTGCTGCGCCTGCTGTTCACCGGAGTACGGGCCGCGGTGATCGACCCGGAGGACGAGTACCTCCGCCTGGCCCAAGCAGTCGGCGGCCACACCATCCGCCTGGGCGCCCCCGGCGTTCGGATCAACCCCTTCGACCTGCCGCGCGCAGCCGCCGACGAGGGCGAGACCCTGGTGCGCAAGGTGCTGTTCCTGCACACCTTCCTCGGCGTTCTCCTCTCCACCGAGTTGGACGCCGCCCAAAAGGCCTCGCTGGACTGCGCGCTCCTGGACACCTACGCCCGCGCCGGCATCACCACCGACACGGCCACGTTCACCAACCCGCCGCCCACCCTCGCCGACCTCCACCACGTCCTGCTCGGCAACGACAGCCCGGTGGCCCAAGGGCTCGCCGACCAACTCACACCCTTCGTGACCGGTTCGCACGCCCACCTGTTCAACGGACCCACCACCTGCGAACTGTCCGGACACCTCCTGGTCTTCTCCGTCCGACGACTCCCGGAGGAAGTCCGCGCGCCCGCCATGGTCCTCGCCCTGGACGCGCTGTGGCGTCGCGTCACCACCGGACCGAAACAGCGGCACCTGATCGTGGTCGACGAGGCATGGCTCCTGATGCGCGAACCGGAAGGCAGCCGGTTCCTCTTCCGGCTGGCCAAGTCAGGCCGCCGTCACTGGTGCGGACTGGCCCTCGTCACCCAGGACGCCGACGACGTCCTCGCCTCACCCCTGGGCCGAGCCATCGTCTCCAACGCCGCCACGCAACTCCTCCTCCGCCAGTCCGCCCAGGCAATCGACCCCATCGCCGAGACCTTCCTCCTCTCCCGAGGCGAACGCGACTTCCTGCTCACCGCCCGCAAAGGCGAGGCGCTGCTCCTCGGCGGCCACCGCCACCGGGCCGCCATCAACACGGTCGCCTCGTCTCACGAGCACGAGCTGATCACCACCGACCCCGCCGAACTCGCTGCCGGGCGGGATACGTGA
- a CDS encoding TRM11 family SAM-dependent methyltransferase: MPYSVWNTAPTTAPMQRHGRYLAGSSAHPAKMLPAIAAHAIRRYSQPGDLVLDPMCGIGTTLVEAIHQGRDALGVEYERRWAHLAQANVRHALTTAAERYGTVIHGDARHLPDHVDETHHGRIALAVTSPPYGNSVHGRALTTGSGGVVKWNHRYGNDPRNLAHTTNDRLQAAFTQILRHTHRLLRPGGTVVVTARPWRERGELVDFPTTVATCGQAAGLTLVERCVALLAGIRDDHLVLRPSFFQLKNVSDARRRGLPLHLIAHEDVLIFRKPGLATHHQRSKRDVPAPRVRTRTCTQS; this comes from the coding sequence GTGCCCTACTCCGTGTGGAACACCGCACCCACCACCGCACCCATGCAACGCCATGGCCGCTACCTCGCGGGAAGCTCCGCCCATCCGGCGAAGATGCTCCCGGCCATCGCCGCCCACGCCATCCGCCGCTACAGCCAACCCGGCGACCTCGTCCTGGACCCCATGTGCGGCATCGGCACCACCCTCGTCGAAGCCATCCACCAGGGGCGCGACGCCCTGGGCGTCGAATACGAACGCCGCTGGGCCCACCTCGCCCAAGCCAATGTCCGCCACGCCCTCACCACCGCTGCCGAGCGCTACGGCACGGTGATTCACGGCGACGCCCGCCACCTCCCCGACCACGTCGACGAGACCCACCACGGGCGGATCGCCCTGGCCGTCACCTCACCCCCCTACGGCAACTCCGTCCACGGGCGTGCGCTCACCACGGGCAGCGGAGGCGTCGTCAAGTGGAACCACCGCTACGGCAACGACCCGCGCAACCTCGCCCACACCACCAACGACCGCCTCCAGGCAGCCTTCACCCAGATCCTGCGCCACACCCACCGACTGCTACGCCCCGGCGGCACCGTTGTCGTCACGGCCCGCCCATGGCGGGAACGCGGCGAACTCGTCGACTTCCCCACCACCGTCGCGACCTGCGGCCAAGCCGCCGGGCTCACCCTCGTCGAACGCTGCGTCGCCCTCCTGGCGGGCATCCGCGACGATCACCTCGTACTGCGGCCGTCCTTCTTCCAGCTGAAGAACGTCAGCGACGCCCGCCGCCGAGGTCTGCCACTGCACCTCATCGCCCACGAAGACGTCCTCATCTTCCGCAAACCCGGCCTTGCCACCCATCACCAGCGGTCGAAGCGTGATGTGCCTGCACCCCGCGTGCGCACGCGTACCTGCACACAATCCTGA
- a CDS encoding type IV secretion system DNA-binding domain-containing protein yields the protein MNSPWMTDFLTDPLSFWRTAATTGRALIASHTPLLATATATGVATLVARPLLARRRAKVFARGARCVSIQAPPQVSDHGGELLWAQLSGLLRPWWHRLASGQPHIAFEYAWTHQGLNISLWTPSQVPIALARQAVEAAWPGAHTTVTDAAQPVPAGHTVTAGRLRLARPEVATLRTGHHVDPLRALLQAAAGLNDGERVIVQVLARPATGRRRRRVRRAARTLKTGHHHRFTPLRGMAAWAAHRPQPALEARQDADHHTAVRQAADKLTGPLWATSLTYAASTPPSNSAREAVRGRAHAIASAFGLFAARNWLVRTRLPHPHQRLTRRHFPHRAALLSVTELAALAHLPTDPDAPGLTRAAARSIPPPPSIPPPSSAARPLGHSDAGPRRAIALPTHAARHHLHLMGATGSGKSTLITHLALDDARHRRGLIVVDPKGDLVTELLERLPEDCADRLVLIDPADHRPPPCLNVLEGDDSDMVVDNIAGIFRRIFAAFWGPRTDDLMRASCLTLLRHHHTTGQSVSLADIPRLLAEPAYRLRITPGVNDPLLRGFWTGYDALSEPAKTAVSGPLMNKLRAFLLRDFTRRAIAHGPSTYRLDDVLNGGILLARLPKGTLGEETARLLGSFLVARTWQAATARAHQPEHARVDASLYLDECHNFLNLPYPVEEMLAEARGYRLSLNLAHQHLAQLPTDLREAISTNARNKIFFTASPEDARALERHTQPSLAAHDLAHLARHQAAARLLTDHTDTTSAFTLTTNPAPPPTPGRAHHLRQSANRPPTTETASSPTTRETLT from the coding sequence GTGAACTCCCCCTGGATGACGGACTTCCTCACCGACCCGCTCTCGTTCTGGCGCACCGCCGCAACCACCGGCCGCGCGTTGATCGCCTCCCACACGCCGCTGCTGGCCACCGCCACGGCCACCGGCGTGGCCACTCTCGTCGCGCGTCCGCTCCTGGCTCGGAGACGAGCCAAGGTCTTCGCGCGAGGAGCGCGCTGTGTGAGCATCCAAGCCCCGCCCCAGGTGAGTGACCACGGTGGCGAGCTGCTGTGGGCCCAACTGTCCGGGCTGCTGCGCCCCTGGTGGCACCGCCTCGCCAGCGGTCAACCGCACATCGCCTTCGAATACGCCTGGACCCACCAGGGCCTGAACATCAGCCTGTGGACACCAAGCCAGGTGCCCATCGCTCTCGCACGTCAGGCCGTCGAGGCCGCCTGGCCGGGTGCCCACACGACCGTGACCGACGCGGCGCAGCCCGTTCCCGCAGGCCACACCGTCACCGCCGGACGACTCAGGCTCGCCCGCCCCGAAGTGGCGACCCTGCGCACCGGACACCACGTCGACCCCTTGCGCGCTCTGCTCCAGGCCGCCGCAGGGCTCAACGACGGTGAACGCGTCATCGTGCAAGTCCTGGCCCGACCGGCAACCGGACGGCGACGCCGACGCGTCAGACGCGCCGCCCGCACGCTGAAGACCGGCCACCACCACCGGTTCACGCCTCTGCGCGGCATGGCCGCCTGGGCCGCCCACCGACCCCAACCCGCCCTGGAAGCACGGCAGGACGCCGACCACCACACCGCCGTCAGACAAGCAGCCGACAAACTCACCGGCCCGCTCTGGGCCACCTCCCTCACCTACGCCGCAAGCACACCCCCCAGCAACAGCGCCCGAGAAGCCGTGCGCGGGCGAGCCCACGCCATCGCGTCCGCCTTCGGGCTCTTCGCCGCCCGCAACTGGCTCGTCCGCACCCGCCTCCCCCACCCCCACCAACGCCTGACACGACGCCACTTCCCCCATCGCGCCGCTCTGCTGTCCGTGACCGAGTTGGCCGCCCTCGCCCACCTGCCCACCGACCCGGACGCCCCCGGACTGACCCGAGCCGCAGCCCGTTCCATCCCGCCACCCCCGTCGATCCCCCCACCGAGCAGCGCCGCGCGCCCGCTGGGGCACAGCGACGCCGGCCCACGCCGCGCCATCGCCCTGCCCACCCACGCCGCACGCCACCACCTCCACCTCATGGGCGCCACCGGCTCCGGCAAGTCCACCCTGATCACCCACCTCGCCCTGGACGACGCCCGCCACCGGCGCGGCCTGATCGTCGTCGACCCCAAGGGCGACCTCGTCACCGAGCTGCTGGAACGTCTCCCCGAGGACTGCGCGGACCGCCTCGTCCTCATCGACCCCGCCGACCACAGGCCCCCGCCGTGCCTGAACGTCCTCGAAGGCGACGACAGCGACATGGTGGTGGACAACATCGCCGGCATCTTCCGCCGGATCTTCGCCGCCTTCTGGGGACCACGCACCGACGACCTGATGCGCGCCAGCTGCCTCACCCTCCTGCGCCACCACCACACCACCGGCCAGTCCGTCAGCCTCGCCGACATTCCCCGGCTCCTGGCCGAACCCGCCTACCGGCTCCGCATCACGCCAGGCGTCAACGACCCCCTGCTCCGCGGGTTCTGGACCGGATACGACGCCCTCTCCGAACCCGCCAAGACGGCGGTGAGTGGCCCGTTGATGAACAAGCTCCGCGCCTTCCTCCTGCGCGACTTCACCCGCCGCGCCATCGCCCACGGCCCCTCCACCTACCGCCTGGACGACGTGCTCAACGGCGGAATCCTGCTGGCCCGCCTCCCCAAAGGAACCCTCGGCGAGGAAACGGCCCGCCTCCTGGGCTCCTTCCTCGTCGCCCGCACCTGGCAGGCCGCCACCGCCCGCGCCCACCAACCCGAGCACGCCCGCGTCGACGCTTCCCTCTACCTCGACGAATGCCACAACTTCCTCAACCTGCCCTACCCCGTCGAAGAGATGCTCGCCGAAGCCCGCGGCTACCGCCTCTCCCTCAACCTCGCCCACCAGCACCTCGCCCAACTCCCCACCGACCTCCGCGAAGCCATCTCCACCAACGCCCGCAACAAGATCTTCTTCACCGCCTCACCCGAAGACGCCCGCGCCCTGGAACGCCACACCCAACCGAGCTTGGCCGCCCACGACCTCGCCCACCTCGCCCGCCACCAAGCCGCCGCCCGCCTCCTCACCGACCACACCGACACCACCAGCGCCTTCACCCTCACCACCAACCCCGCACCCCCACCAACCCCCGGCCGTGCCCACCACCTGCGGCAGTCCGCGAACAGGCCGCCAACTACGGAGACGGCTTCTTCGCCCACAACACGGGAGACCCTCACGTGA
- a CDS encoding DUF317 domain-containing protein: protein MPDPTHPTHHPSRQDFLITPRYLAGADGVQPVAGLLAHVGWLTSRDDAGTTHYYPSDQRYRVSYPHACEDLMTGETGAAWHISERGRSGQGPLWQAVITGDCPPEIIADAVEPLLTQRSIPLPTDSVTLITEKLIQANWDLDIAGGAMTYSNPTGHLRVRYFPPPTGARGSDLRTTLSWYIQAALTPANVLWYAGFSATTPAHVVKNFCNALLNPEPVARYAEDIHPVVRPHLTIRQA, encoded by the coding sequence ATGCCGGACCCCACACACCCCACCCACCACCCGAGCCGCCAGGACTTCCTCATCACCCCGCGCTACCTCGCCGGCGCCGATGGCGTGCAGCCGGTTGCCGGACTGCTGGCCCACGTGGGCTGGCTCACCTCCCGCGACGACGCGGGAACGACCCACTACTACCCGAGCGACCAGCGCTATCGCGTGTCCTACCCGCACGCCTGCGAAGACCTTATGACCGGCGAGACAGGTGCCGCCTGGCACATCTCGGAACGCGGGCGAAGCGGCCAAGGGCCGCTCTGGCAGGCCGTCATCACCGGCGACTGCCCACCGGAGATCATCGCCGATGCGGTGGAGCCACTCCTCACCCAGCGAAGCATCCCCCTCCCCACGGACTCCGTCACCCTCATCACCGAAAAGCTCATCCAAGCCAACTGGGACCTCGACATAGCGGGCGGGGCGATGACCTACAGCAACCCCACCGGCCACCTTCGGGTCCGCTACTTCCCACCCCCCACGGGCGCCAGGGGCAGCGACCTCCGCACCACCCTCTCCTGGTACATCCAAGCGGCCCTCACCCCGGCCAACGTCCTCTGGTACGCCGGCTTCTCAGCCACCACTCCGGCCCACGTCGTCAAGAACTTCTGCAACGCGCTCCTCAACCCCGAACCCGTCGCCCGCTACGCCGAGGACATTCACCCCGTTGTCCGTCCCCACCTCACCATCCGGCAAGCCTGA
- a CDS encoding NlpC/P60 family protein yields the protein MRKAIGATLTTALTLLIATTAATTGLLHHTARAGTNPLPSRHALDDIPPTYLTHYQRAVAARPGLPWTILAAIGKVETDHARHPTMVSTAGALGPMQFLPTTFALYDQPIPPGGSDPPTPWDPINATHAAARLLCAHGARQGRDIERAIWHYNHADWYVTQVLDQATRYTAHPTPTNTGPAPNLQAAIALAYARDQIGLPYLWGGNGPTAGHPGFDCSGLTQAAYTAAGIHLPRTAADQHTAGPQLPPETPLMPGDLLFYGTPDNIHHVGIHTGNGHMINAPRPGELVREEPHRYPGDDYLGATRPWAQGLPGPS from the coding sequence GTGAGGAAGGCCATCGGCGCCACACTCACCACCGCCCTCACCCTCCTCATCGCCACCACAGCCGCTACCACCGGGCTCCTCCACCACACCGCACGCGCGGGAACGAACCCCCTCCCCAGCCGCCACGCCCTCGACGACATCCCACCCACCTACCTGACCCACTACCAACGAGCCGTAGCCGCACGCCCGGGACTGCCCTGGACGATCCTCGCCGCCATCGGCAAAGTCGAGACCGACCACGCGCGCCACCCCACGATGGTCTCTACCGCCGGCGCCCTCGGCCCCATGCAGTTCCTCCCCACCACCTTCGCCCTCTACGACCAACCCATCCCACCCGGCGGCTCCGACCCACCCACCCCCTGGGACCCCATCAACGCCACCCACGCAGCCGCCCGCCTCCTCTGCGCCCACGGAGCCCGCCAGGGACGCGATATCGAACGCGCCATCTGGCACTACAACCACGCCGACTGGTACGTCACCCAAGTCCTCGACCAAGCCACCCGCTACACCGCCCACCCCACCCCGACCAACACCGGCCCCGCCCCCAACCTCCAAGCCGCCATCGCCCTCGCCTACGCCCGCGACCAGATCGGCCTCCCCTACCTCTGGGGCGGCAACGGCCCCACCGCCGGCCACCCCGGCTTCGACTGCTCCGGCCTCACCCAAGCCGCCTACACCGCCGCCGGCATCCACCTCCCCCGCACCGCCGCCGACCAACACACCGCCGGCCCCCAACTCCCCCCAGAAACCCCCCTGATGCCCGGCGACCTCCTCTTCTACGGCACCCCCGACAACATCCACCACGTCGGCATCCACACCGGCAACGGCCACATGATCAACGCCCCCAGACCCGGCGAACTCGTCCGCGAAGAGCCCCACCGCTACCCAGGCGACGACTACCTCGGCGCCACCAGACCCTGGGCACAGGGCCTTCCGGGACCAAGCTGA
- a CDS encoding helix-turn-helix transcriptional regulator, which produces MRENQGSENRKQVNRKVYLLTIEQVCSELQVSRSTFYDWRQKRRAPQCVRLPSGALRVRRAELDSWLAGHEEVAR; this is translated from the coding sequence ATGAGGGAAAACCAAGGGAGCGAGAATCGGAAGCAAGTGAACAGAAAAGTTTACTTGCTGACGATCGAACAGGTTTGTTCGGAGCTACAGGTTTCCCGTTCGACTTTCTATGACTGGCGGCAGAAGCGGCGTGCTCCGCAGTGTGTGCGCTTGCCCAGTGGGGCTCTGCGTGTGCGGCGTGCGGAACTCGACAGCTGGCTTGCCGGTCACGAGGAGGTGGCGAGGTGA
- a CDS encoding PrgI family protein, which translates to MSHSVRIPADIEREDRILGPLTARQTAIVGSGALLLYGGYWMARPLVGVVPFLVIAVPAAGALMAIALGRREGISMDRFALAALTHLKAAKRQVHAPEGVPAVPDFLSKSLVRAAGPPPVAADLPCRGVDDAGVLNVGRDGSVVLAECTSVNFGLRSAAEQAELTAVFARWLNSLTGPTQIVLCSHPVDLKPAAEAVHSVGDQLHHPELAAAARAHADYLARLGAACEVQRRHILVAARESDRRTSAGNRARQRLAEATNVLAGADIDARPLNAAETSATVRDACQPSDARRVEDGDR; encoded by the coding sequence TTGAGTCACTCGGTCCGCATCCCCGCCGACATCGAACGCGAGGACCGCATCCTGGGCCCGCTCACCGCGCGGCAAACGGCGATCGTGGGCAGCGGGGCGCTGTTGCTGTATGGCGGGTACTGGATGGCCAGGCCACTTGTGGGCGTTGTGCCGTTTTTGGTCATCGCCGTGCCAGCGGCCGGTGCGCTCATGGCCATCGCGTTGGGTCGGCGTGAGGGCATCAGCATGGACCGCTTCGCCCTGGCCGCCCTGACCCACCTCAAGGCGGCCAAGCGCCAGGTGCACGCGCCTGAAGGGGTGCCGGCGGTGCCGGACTTCCTCAGCAAGAGTCTGGTCAGAGCGGCCGGGCCGCCCCCAGTGGCCGCCGACCTCCCCTGCCGGGGAGTGGACGATGCCGGAGTTTTGAACGTTGGGCGGGATGGCAGCGTGGTGTTGGCGGAGTGCACGAGCGTGAACTTCGGCCTGCGCAGCGCGGCGGAGCAGGCCGAGCTGACGGCCGTCTTCGCGCGGTGGCTCAACTCGCTGACCGGCCCCACCCAGATCGTGTTGTGCTCCCACCCGGTGGATCTCAAGCCGGCTGCCGAGGCCGTCCACAGCGTCGGCGACCAGTTGCACCATCCGGAGTTGGCAGCCGCCGCGCGTGCCCACGCCGACTACCTCGCCCGACTCGGAGCCGCATGCGAGGTGCAACGCCGCCACATCCTCGTGGCCGCCCGCGAGTCGGACCGCAGAACCTCCGCAGGCAATCGCGCCCGTCAACGTCTCGCCGAGGCCACCAACGTACTGGCCGGCGCCGACATCGACGCCCGCCCGCTGAACGCCGCCGAGACGTCCGCCACGGTGCGCGACGCCTGCCAACCTTCCGATGCGCGTCGCGTTGAGGACGGTGACCGATGA